aaaCTACATTCTGAGTAAAGTTTCTGTCATCCATGAGGTGAAATATTTCTGCTTGATACAATTGCTTTTCTgttctgaatcaaatgtttagaCTGCCATTCAATAGATTGGGGttggtaatatttttatttattgatttgatcAAGAACAcactaaatatacattttacatatatatttttttatattttaaaatgtaatatttgatttttctaaaatatttttatatataaaaaaaacaattcagcaTCAAtaatccagtctttagtgtcatatgatacttcagaaatcagtctaatatgctgatttgctgctcaagaaacatttatattataatcaatgtcaaaaacaattgtgctgcttaatatttttctggaagcagttgcattaaaaaaaaatcattctttgatgattagaacgtttaggatttatttgaaatagaaacatttaGCAACATAAGTCTTTAATatttcttttgatcaatttgatatgTGCCTGCAGAATAAAGGTATTCATTTcttataaaagaaagaaagaaagaaagaaagaaagaaagaaagaaagaaagacatattCATCACCAATGCTCTGTGCTTCCACCTACTGTCCTCACTGTCATTTTCTGCCAGTATATTATCCATTCATTTTtatggatctctctctctctctctctctctctctctctctctctgtgtttgtgtgtgtgtgtatatatatgagaTCTATGGATTTAAGTTGTTGTAATCATAAATGAAGAATCAAACTTGATGGGATTTAGACCACAGCAGAATGATGTCGGTCTCAACTATCAAAGGTGTGTTTAACTAATGAGGGGTGAAATAGGCCTGACATCCATAAAAACATGAGATATTAGACTCATCACAGCTGTTGATAGTCAATACTATAATGTAAATCTGAAAGTGTGTTCGAGCAGCATACAAtctcaacacaaacaaaacataGACACTGAAATGGCAAATAACACTGTACTAATGATGAAAGTGGTAATAAGAGAAAGTGTTCAAAAGATGCATAATAAAATATTGATAACTTATCAATAACTCTGGTGCATGGGCGTGGTAGTGGGGGGAAAAGTGGACCTGACTACCCAGGGCCCCGTCtagggagagggccctttgaaatcccatcaattttattttatttttgtacattttttttgtagcctaattcgaattaattgggCCCTGCAATTGATGccattattcatttcaaaatagaTTGATAACACCAACTGAGAGAATGAACTTAGTGCCAGACACTCTGGACCCCCCCCCAATGGTTTAGTCTGCCCATAGACGGCAGCAGGCGGCAAACAAGTAACGCAGTGAGTCTTGAGCGGTCTATAACCTGGGAGCCTGATcatgctgtgcaaaaaaaaagagccCAAAtcgggcttttaaaaaaaaagaaagacaggaaggaaaaagaaaggaggcagaatgaggggaagcagctgatgactgctttctttccaaaaggtgaactgagtttgcttgttatgcacctacatccaattaaagttaatgtagtcaactccagacagctgctgctaatgtatgtatgctattgctaatgttaaatctttagcttAGTTTGTCAACCAGGCTGCTTGTTGCTGTAAGTAAATTATTGGCCAGGCCTAAGGTCAGGTTTAccaacattaaccagtttcagaaacaaacagtgctgtgcttaaaagctatagtcaatgctcaataaattcatgatgttatcaaagccaatgaatagggttgcaaaattctgggaattttcaaagttggaaaattcccatgggagttaacaggaatataagggaattaatgggaatttacaaaactgaaaggttattcctttatagttgacttttttttttcattatggcaggcttagcttatttgattggtttctgagggtacagttgtctcgtgttctcctgttcaaaaataaatgtttttaatttaaaacttgcatcagtatcatggatcaaaatgttagtacacaaacgaacccgatgtagcctaaggtttaaaggtatttgatcacaagtaggccaaatgcatcaattcaggtggtgaatgaaagaaccagtcattactataatctgatttgattatagatttaaacactttatacttgtttatattcaaataataaaaaaaaaaaaaatttcattcaaaattgaattttcattttgctaacccgcaacgtacaatggcatgtgtagggggcccactgacattgagagtatacagggcccagaatttggtGTTACGCCCCTGCAGTCTGGTGTAATACTggcacggttggtaaaccgtgatctctgggttttgcactttgtgggcgAAGTCTGtatgttacgcgtcagcactgattagtttgtgggcgtctccgtttattgtcatcagcaacagctgtcactcattactaatccctatatattggcttgtctagtgtcttgttcgtgagaacgttgtttcatgtttatgacctatgctgtgctttcttgtgtgtttctgcgttggatgtcggtctctccccggaaccccgtccactctacgcaacccaccatcaagcaacaccacttaccttcggctcacttccccgcagttcctgtgtcaccctctcctgctgccaactcacctccgccttccggctTCGTCATTCAATCCCAACCTTCTTGGAccgtgcattcctcccagcgttgtttgtgtctcaagtactgcctgtatcattgtcttcattaaatatcattaatctcgcactttatttactttttatttgtgcATCTGGGTTGTTTTTAGAGTAATGTAACAGGAAGAGGATAGTAAGCGATGAACTGAGGAAGACTTTTGCTAGCAGCTATTTGATCAACCTACAGGAGTGACTGATTTGAAGGATGAAAACGGCACTGGATCAAGAcataatgtgaccctggaccacaaaaccagtcttaagtcgctggggtatatttttagcagatttcagatgatgtaaaaatcttaatttaCAAAACAAATTGACACTTGGTACAGGGTCACATTTATGGTAATTTTGGATTGCTAATATACAAAAATCAAAACTCTGGAACTATAAAAACCAACAGCAAAGAATCTAAGGTCACAGGGTGATCAGTGATCTCCATGGTTGCACATTTGGATTGTAGGAGTATGATGAACAAGAGAATTTGATGTGGTTTTATGATTCCTTGGTGGTAACTGAAATGGGTCTACGTTATCTGTTGGAGATGTCTCCAcactccacccccccccccccccccccccatctacaTCACTTGAACACATGCCAACAGCATTTTTTCTCTGCTAGGTCTGAATGTCTGTACTcccatcttttaaaaacattcctGTCTCTCTCAGAACAAAATAAGTCTGAATAAGAGGCTAGGTGGAGCTATTGGAAAGTAGAAAGTAGAAGTGTTTGCCCAAATAATAGTCAACAAGCATTGCAAATCTGACATAAACCAGAAACTTCACGTCCTTACACAATAAGAAGAACTGATCTGTTTTCTTTCTGTTGTGTGTCCTGTGATCTCAGTTGTGTTACTATTTTGCGTCACGGTGCTTTGGTTTCCTACAGCACGATGTGtgattttgaggatgttttttttttctatacaaaACACTTCAAAACAAGAAAGAAGACATGGTTCTTGTAGTTCTTCTTTTCCTCTTGGAGAGACTGTATTGGATGTGTCTCATATGTCTGGAAGTAACAGTTACTCCATGTATTGAGTCGCAGTGTTATATGGAAAGAGAGAAAATGTGATAAAGAGCTAGAAAGAGAGGAGGGGCAGTAGCAAACAGTTGTCTTTTCCTGTTTATACATCATAGCACAGCAACGGATGTAGCAGGATTAGCGGGAACCTGAATTGTACACATAAAGTAAGATTTTTATAgccaatattacaatatttattattattattgttgttgttttgttgtttccGCTTACTTGCTTGTTGaaacagtataatatatatatatataacgatacatttatttactaatatggtactaatataatactaatatttaatGATAGTCTAAAACACTATAAGTGTAAAAAATACCGCTCGTTGCCTCGTGTTCAGTAATCAATAATTGCTTGTCTAATAAAATGAGTGAGATAAAGAAAGTGAAAGAGATCTAGTTATGATTTAAAGTGAGTGGTCATTATTTTGGGAGCACCGGGCGTGTCGTTCTCACGCTCACGCAAACCCTGGAATTCATGTGGGGTGGCtattagtgtttttgttttttaaactataACTAACGCTACCAGGCCTCGGAGGCGTTGTGTGAGGTAACGTTAAGCCTTTTCAGATTGAATATTAGGactgcttatttatttatatttccttGAAGGGAATGAAGTATTTTGCCAAAATCGTCGATAGACCACTTTGCTATGTGCTTTTGAATTGTAAACGCGTTAAACATAACTGTCGAACGTTGTATTTCACTCACAGAGAATCAGCGCGCTCGCGTGTTCCCCTCTCTCCAAAATACATGACACGACGGCTTAGTTTAATTTGTTGTTGTAAAGTTTTTATGTATTAGTATATTGTATACTTATAAAAAAGTAGGTAATTGTGAGTACATTTTGTTTTGACAAGTCGTGAAGTGTTAAAAGTTTGCCATATTGAGACATCTAAGTTAGCTGTTAGCATTATTCTTGCTTTTATCGAAGAAAAACAGTTCCTTGTATTATCACAGTATTGATAGTGTTCCCTGTATTAACTTTCCAGATTCTTCTAAATGACAACGTTAAACGCTGTGGAATACTGAAAGTTTTCTTGGCAGCTGGTTTTAAAAAGTGAACTCTGCTAATCAGTTAGCTACATAGCTAACTACGTTAGTAAGCAGAAGAAGAAGTGGGCTGAGCTTGTGAGCCATCTTATGATCTTGATAACTGAATGTTTATGTTTTCTTGTGAGTTGTCTCTGGGCCTTTAAAATGTTCGTAGGCCATATTTGATATTATAATCAAAAGAAACAGAACTGAAACATATTCAGTGGTTTTTCCGAATATCCTTTTGCAGTTGTTGGTACCAGTAGGCACATAATGCATATAATGAATTCACATCATAAACTATCATgattacataacactttaaacCGAGATGTTTAaccagctgtttttatttgtaatttaagagAATCCCGCTGTTTTTTGTGCGAAACATGTTTACAGACGTTTACTCTGAAGCAGATTCTCAGTAGAAACTGTTTCGGTTTCTGTATGCTGCACTTTATTGATAGGACATTTAATTGAAAACGTTTCAATAAGGAAGGGTTTTATTGATTATTATGTAGCATTTGTTTAATCATCAAGATTTAAGGTTGTGGATGAACAAGGTCAGTAGGTGCTGTATATGCAGTAAAGCAGGCTTTCACTAACATTTTTGGCAGCCCTTTGACCTAAATGTTTGCCAGCACTCCCTGAGATCTATATTTTaacaagtttattttaataattgaactgcATATTAATGGTTCTCTGGTGTCAGTcagtggtcacatgacatgcaaggaaacataaaatataaacttttttatttgtaaaaaaattatttcagttttacatttatttatttttttgcagttccCTCACGAACCCCCAgtctataaaaatgtttaaaattttacatgaatgaaaagtacattttatatttttatttgtatcacacacacacattataattAAACTCTTGTGCAACTCACTCATTCTGAGGATGTGTTGTAATTTGGTTGACTTATAGGCCTAACACTTCTGGATATCTACATGTCATTTCTGCTTCTGTGTTAAATGTGTTATGTGTTAAAGGTCTCTGGATGTTTTACTGTGGTGATCTCAAATGTTCTTTCCCATTACGTTACAGAAGAAGATGCACTATTACAGATATGAAAATGCAGAGGTCAGCTGTTGGTATAAATACCTTATGTTCagctacaacattatcttttggGTAAGTTGATGTCatgagaaatgttttatttcagtgtaaaCAACACATAACAAACACCAACATTCCCTTCACTGCAAATCACATTTAAATGGCCATCCTTCCAGTTCTAACTTTAGATAATGTCTGCCCTGCCTATCTTTCTGCCACTCTTGCTCTGATAACATGATCTGTAGACCGGCCccacattttatgtttatttgttccACTTAGTTTCACACTTTCTGACTATTTTTGCATTACTGGGTGGGTCATTTCACAGCAAGTGAACACCCACGGCTGAAAATATATATCTAGAGGAAAAATTCAGCATTATGACATTAGGTTTCCACGTCAACAGGAAACCAATTAACCCTTGCGTATTGTTGTAGTGGTTTGTGATGTCCTCTATAGGAAGCAAGGGAGGATTCTGACAGAACCACTTCTAACCATTATCCTGTTTTCAATAGTGAACATTGCTCCTGTGAAACGAGCATTGTTATTACTGCACAATGTGTTACGAAAATTTCATGACCTGTTTTAGATATGAACTATAAGTCTTATTTTCCTACTTTGAAATAAAGCTTTTTATCTTTAGTATGTTCATAAATTGTATACACTACtgtccaaaagtttggggtcattaagatgTAGTTTGAAAGAAATGATTGGTACTTTGAAATTGTAgtgtatttcaactttatttttgcAAACAGTATTGCTGTTGTCTAGTTTCTTGGCATTCTGTACATTAGGCATATCTCTAGTCATATTTAAACATCATCTGTTATTACCACACACTCAGTTGTTGCAGGTTTTGTTTTGTGCGACCTTGACTGTTCTGATGTAACTTTAAATTTTTCCATTTCTCCTAAATCTCTTTTGGTTCTTAGCTAGCTGGAACAGCATTCATTGCAATTGGCTTCTGGGCCTGGAGTGAAAAGGTAAGTAGACACTTCGAAACTTCCTCTATatattattactgtatatatgtacattattctttatataaatatatttctctctctctctctaaatatatatatatatatatatatatatatatatatacatatactagtTGTTTGATATTACCCAAAAATTTAGCGTCAAACTGCATAACCAACTACATATTCCACTGTTAaatgtagggctgcatgataaatcgcttgtggtatttaatgcgcatcttgtcagtaaagccggttctgtaatcagcggtaaatctccatcacctgcacgCGTAAAGTAATGCGttgatgaaaattctgattttattcaaagtcattaaaaaaagtaacttttGAATGCTAGACAGTATTTAACTGTTAAAACACTGAGTTATGTAGCTGTGAATGTGTTTTAGTGGCTCAGGCAAAAACAGCCAGTGAAATTGTTTGTTCCTTAATTTTCCCACAGGGTGTTTTATCAGATCTGACACAAGTTACACGTCTACATGGTTTTGACCCAGTTTGGGGGGTGCTTCTTGTGGGCACAGTCACGTTCATTTTGGGATTTGCTGGGTGTGTAGGAGCTCTCAGGGAAAACATCTGCCTCCTTAAGTTTGTAAGTACtcatactttaaatgtgatactGAAACCATCACATATGCTGGTCAGTTCAAAATAAAGAATATTATTTGGCATGCCTTGCAGTGCTGAATCAGTACAAGATCAGAACtttatgaaatgttatgaaaatgaaCAAATTCTATTTATACTGTCAAATGATGCTCTTTGATTTTTTCCCCTTGCTTATTGTGTTGCAGTTCTGTGGAGTCGTCGGCTTCATCTTTTTCATGGAGTTGACGGCTGCAGTGTTGGCGTTCGTGTTCCAGGGCCAAGTTAGGGAGTGGATCAATGATTTCTTCTTGGCTAATGTGAAGGCCTACAGGGACGACATTGACTTGCAGAACCTGATCGACTCTCTCCAGAAACTGGTAAGTCTGAGAGAGTTTTGAAGTATAtactaattttaaataaaataatgctttcTATTTACTCAACTTGCCAACCACATACTATATTATGTGTGAAATGGTTTCCATACAAAAAGTGTCTGTTTCTCTACTCGCTTTTCCATGTCTTTTCGCATATTCGggcttaaataattaataaatgtttaattaacaaGCATTATTTACCCTGAACGAAACGAAGACATTTTTGAGCTGGTACTGGACCAATCGCTTTATATGTTTTgacaaatgttttacatttttaacgtATGTTTAAacgtatgttttttttctttcaaagaatCATTGCTGTGGAGCTAAAGACCCCAACGACTGGAATCTAAATGAGTATTTTAACTGCTCAAACAGTAACCTCAGCAGAGA
Above is a genomic segment from Carassius carassius chromosome 30, fCarCar2.1, whole genome shotgun sequence containing:
- the LOC132110769 gene encoding tetraspanin-14-like, whose amino-acid sequence is MHYYRYENAEVSCWYKYLMFSYNIIFWLAGTAFIAIGFWAWSEKGVLSDLTQVTRLHGFDPVWGVLLVGTVTFILGFAGCVGALRENICLLKFFCGVVGFIFFMELTAAVLAFVFQGQVREWINDFFLANVKAYRDDIDLQNLIDSLQKLNHCCGAKDPNDWNLNEYFNCSNSNLSREKCGVPFSCCISDPADTVLNTQCGYDVRNPNSLPDWSKTIYDTGCINALEQWLPRNIYIVAGVFIVISLLQMVGIFLARTLIGDIEKYKSDY